In Onthophagus taurus isolate NC chromosome 6, IU_Otau_3.0, whole genome shotgun sequence, a genomic segment contains:
- the LOC111415704 gene encoding acid-sensing ion channel 4-A, with translation MSFINWKKCLTGPKHLLKLIAIILCLCVACYQLSECFSKILHPPVSTYYNFDLNETLSFPALTICRNPAFKTGVLSKYNISSGGPKYSQAWRNFQFSKYKMQDFFDEATYSITEVFPLYGFDTLTANVITSSFLHAELGKCFVFTPVNETTSWSSTGYSFYLNHTETERKLSKYGVSLSGYHVHIHDRKDVYMIPKFIDHSSDYFYIENGEDVRLNLRVQSFIQLSRKEEFCNDSYDYSKSLCETRCYFKRITEEIGCSTPWLVNENLPQCDTYNKTKDLINLYDGAGKDYIKQCNCPKACRINAYTSFLENRRDIDLPRSELSITFSTNIVTLMKEILGYDWNLFLSDLGGSLGFLLGISVIGIIGTLENFINAIRKNNEELSLNSKSMANVNEVETIYDIKEMKKIKPNKEFVIDNNNQYIPQKETHDFVSINKY, from the exons ATGTCGTTTATAAATTGGAAGAAATGTTTGACGGGACCAAAACATCTTCTTAAACTAATCGCgattattttgtgtttgtGTGTTGCTTGTTATCAG CTTTCAGAGTGTTTCTCCAAAATTCTTCACCCACCAGTTTCGACTTATTACAACTTTGACTTAAACGAAACTTTAAGTTTTCCCGCTTTAACAATATGTAGAAACCCAGCGTTTAAAACTGGCGTTTTAtcg aaatacaaCATAAGTTCTGGCGGCCCAAAATATTCACAAGCTTGGAGAAACTTTCAATTTTCGAAATATAAAATGCAGGATTTTTTTGATGAGGCAACTTATTCTATAACTGAAGTTTTTCCTTTATACGGTTTCGATACTTTAACAGCGa atgttATAACATCGTCGTTTTTACACGCGGAGTTAGGGAAATGTTTCGTTTTTACCCCAGTTAACGAAACAACTTCTTGGTCATCAACGGGATATTCGTTTTACTTGAACCACACAGAAACAGAAcgaaaattaagtaaatacGGGGTGTCTTTATCGGGATATCACGTCCATATTCACGATAGAAAAGACGTTTATATGa tcCCAAAATTCATTGATCACAGTtccgattatttttatattgagAACGGAGAGGATGTTCGCTTAAATTTACGCGTCCaaagttttattcaattaTCGAGAAAAGAAGAGTTTTGTAACGATTCTTATGATTACAGTAAATCTTTATGTGAAactcgatgttattttaaaaggaTAACTGAAGAAATTGGTTGCAGCACGCCGTGGTTGGTTAACGAAAATTTACCTCAATGCGATACTTACAATAAAACGAaagacttaattaatttatacgaTGG cGCTGGAAAAGATTATATAAAACAATGTAATTGCCCAAAAGCTTGTCGAATCAATGCTTACACttcatttttagaaaatcgCCGCGATATCGATTTACCACGAAGTGAattatcgataactttctcGACGAATATCGTAACGTTGATGAAAGAGATTCTCGGTTACGattggaatttatttttatcggaTTTGGGGGGTTCTTTGGGTTTCCTACTAGGAATATCGGTAATTGGAATAATTGGAACgttggaaaattttattaacgcCATTCGGAAAAATAACGAAGAATTATCGCTTAATTCAAAATCGATGGCAAATGTAAACGAAGTCGAAACCATTTacgatataaaagaaatgaagaaaattaaacCTAACAAAGAATTTGTTATTGATAATAACAATCAGTATATACCACAAAAAGAAACGCACGATTTCGTATCTATTAataagtattaa
- the LOC111415713 gene encoding limbic system-associated membrane protein-like has translation MTFDIFIWYLVVTSFIQDSLGDNPKVDPASLPMFLTSSQLFKVTEKETVVLPCEVANPGHYILAWKKGIAVLSAGSVKVSPDSRINLMNGYNLEIKSVEAQDAGDYVCQIGTLEPREITHTLEVLVPPKIQYITANGRVEAKKGTTVILECRAIGNPNPKVTWTRKNNLLPSGDQMLVTPSITLQNVDRHQAGTYQCSANNGIGEPIIEQILLHVMYPPEITVERPIVHSGEGFEAQLVCIVHGESQPEVLWYRDTMQLDTTEQRIMQSRGSRHTLVIRKVHRSDFGNYTCAADNPLGKTRKTVQLTGIPNSAKFSSASRGLYRDSYNITWAVESFSPIQEYKLLFRRLPDNLGHADGYPQPLHHQSQRRTTVVKESTMNVGYGYQHQFNDRRTDWRDVILQANPVSQFPGVQSMSYVIKGLKPGQNYEAKVEARNRYGWSPISEPFTFQTADTDMNYPERPQTPGHIYNENEIHDFEPRIYFNNAKPLKPQLNSILIIPLFNVLFFLSR, from the exons atgacttttgatatttttatatggTATTTGGTGGTGACATCGTTTATTCAAG ATTCTTTGGGGGATAATCCGAAAGTGGATCCAGCAAGTTTACCGATGTTTCTCACGTCCAGCCAACTTTTCAAGGTCACAGAGAAGGAAACTGTCGTTCTTCCATGTGAAGTGGCTAATCCTG gTCATTACATTTTGGCTTGGAAGAAAGGAATTGCGGTTCTTTCAGCGGGCAGCGTAAAAGTGTCTCCAGACTCGCGTATAAACCTCATGAACGGTTATAACTTGGAAATCAAGTCGGTGGAAGCTCAGGATGCTGGAGATTACGTTTGTCAAATTGGGACGTTGGAACCGAGGGAAATCACACATACTTTAGAAGTTTTAG TTCCGCCAAAGATACAATATATTACCGCAAACGGACGTGTGGAGGCGAAAAAAGGAACAACGGTTATTTTGGAATGTCGAGCGATCGGAAATCCGAATCCCAAAGTTACGTGGACACGAAAGAACAACCTGTTGCCGAGTGGGGATCAAATGTTGGTTACACCATCGATTACACTTCAAAATGTCGATAGACATCAAGCCGGAACTTATCAATGTTCCGCTAATAATGGAATTGGTGAACCGATTATAGAACAAATTCTTTTACATGTTATGT atcCTCCTGAAATTACAGTAGAACGACCAATTGTACATTCAGGTGAAGGATTCGAAGCTCAACTAGTTTGCATAGTTCACGGCGAAAGTCAACCGGAG GTACTTTGGTATAGAGATACGATGCAATTAGACACAACCGAACAACGAATTATGCAATCACGCGGTTCTCGACATACTTTAGTTATAAGAAAGGTGCATCGTTCCGATTTTGGTAATTACACTTGCGCCGCCGACAATCCTTTaggtaaaacaagaaaaacagTTCAATTAAcag gAATACCAAATTCCGCAAAATTTAGTAGCGCATCAAGAGGATTATATCGCGATAGTTACAATATAACCTGGGCTGTAGAATCGTTCAGTCCGATACAAGAATACAAATTACTTTTCAGACGTTTACCAGACAATTTAGGTCACGCAGATGGGTATCCTCAGCCGCTTCATCACCAGAGTCAAAGACGGACTACCGTCGTGAAAGAATCCACGATGAACGTTGGTTACGGATATCAACATCAATTTAACGATAGAAGAACCGATTGGAGGGACGTAATCCTGCAAGCGAATCCGGTCTCCCAGTTTCCGGGTGTTCAGTCGATGAGCTACGTCATCAAAGGTTTGAAACCGGGACAAAATTATGAGGCGAAAGTGGAGGCACGTAACCGGTATGGATGGAGTCCAATTTCCGAACCGTTCACCTTTCAAACTGCAGATACAG ATATGAATTATCCAGAACGACCTCAAACACCAGGACATATCTACAACg AGAATGAAATCCATGATTTCGAACCacgaatatattttaataacgcCAAGCCATTAAAGCCCCAATTAAATTCAATCTTAATAATACCCctttttaatgtattattttttctttcacgttaa